In one Candidatus Delongbacteria bacterium genomic region, the following are encoded:
- a CDS encoding SRPBCC family protein encodes MGKKILLALAVLIGLLVLGGFVLPDRYYIERSLGTTASLERVQPLLDDLTRWPEWSPWEKADSTIVTTLGAVTSGPGASQSWTDKNGGGRLELTRVQPGRVEYDVFFADSPTPNHSVMSAEPGPNGTLVLSWSMDGEMDMPGVGPYFALLAGKMIGPMFEQGLESLKDAAERP; translated from the coding sequence ATGGGAAAGAAGATTCTCCTTGCCTTGGCCGTCCTGATCGGCCTGCTGGTGCTGGGCGGCTTCGTGCTGCCAGACCGCTACTACATCGAGCGCAGCCTGGGCACTACGGCGTCGCTGGAGCGCGTTCAGCCGCTCTTGGATGACCTGACGCGCTGGCCCGAATGGTCGCCCTGGGAGAAGGCGGACAGCACCATCGTCACCACGCTGGGAGCCGTCACCTCCGGCCCGGGCGCCAGCCAGAGCTGGACGGACAAGAACGGCGGCGGTCGGCTGGAGCTGACCCGCGTGCAGCCCGGCCGGGTGGAGTACGACGTGTTCTTCGCCGACAGCCCCACGCCCAACCACTCCGTCATGAGCGCCGAGCCCGGCCCGAACGGCACGCTGGTGCTGAGCTGGAGCATGGACGGCGAGATGGACATGCCCGGGGTGGGCCCCTACTTCGCCCTGCTGGCGGGGAAGATGATCGGGCCGATGTTCGAGCAGGGGTTGGAGTCCCTGAAGGACGCCGCCGAACGGCCCTGA
- the nuoE gene encoding NADH-quinone oxidoreductase subunit NuoE: protein MLVLEREGLGRLIRELCDRHGRSRPALLPILQELQETQGWISDYAMQEVARHLDIHPVEVYSVITFYAFLNSEKKGRFVIRLCRTISCDMRDKDRVARQLEQELGIKFGQTTADGRFTLEWTNCMGMCDQGPALMVNKQIFTQISPQRAHEIIESCRRIYALYPERSEDTALEAAGAVRVQAGQAALEARS, encoded by the coding sequence ATGCTGGTATTGGAGCGCGAGGGCCTGGGCCGGCTGATCCGCGAGCTCTGCGACCGTCACGGCCGCAGCCGCCCGGCTCTGCTGCCCATCCTGCAAGAGCTGCAGGAGACCCAGGGCTGGATCTCGGACTACGCCATGCAGGAGGTGGCCCGGCACCTGGACATCCACCCGGTGGAAGTCTATTCGGTCATCACCTTCTATGCCTTCCTCAACAGCGAGAAGAAGGGCCGCTTCGTGATCCGGCTCTGCCGCACCATCTCCTGCGACATGCGAGACAAGGATCGCGTGGCCCGGCAGCTGGAGCAGGAGTTGGGCATCAAGTTCGGCCAGACCACGGCCGACGGCCGCTTCACGCTGGAGTGGACCAATTGCATGGGCATGTGCGACCAGGGTCCGGCGCTGATGGTCAACAAGCAGATCTTCACGCAGATCAGCCCGCAGCGGGCCCACGAGATCATCGAGTCCTGCCGGCGGATCTACGCGCTCTATCCGGAGCGCAGCGAGGACACGGCCCTGGAGGCGGCGGGCGCCGTCCGGGTTCAGGCGGGCCAGGCGGCCCTGGAGGCGCGCTCATGA
- a CDS encoding T9SS type A sorting domain-containing protein, translated as MIPRQLLVLGCVTQLVLPAAAELVPLGDWPVDATRTALQVEGELFRNCGRVLERWDVAVNPPVLLDSLVLESPPVDLLDWDGLLLVLRADGLLEMRRPQNGWDPPVWTWQGSDCATQLLRHGRWLLPVSPWMPLLDLEDPQQPVVAQYPLGGWGDNFGGYCAAFVGDTLVGDYSDCCGACWDVWVDQRWLALGEGIPQEPAQSLGWIDGFAWDLHNPLVAVDHHLLISTWFGLQVLDPATWTLDQTLSMPDPPEEITLASQADGPLVLASGPSGTLSLHVSAQTTPHMQVLDTLQVAGCRQLRIGNGQALFVANDTVHWIDLANPSELVVTSSLPASGAIRGVGRSGDHLLVRQRELRVFRQADARLEPVAALPLPDGVGVTVSGSLALAGADSSLLVIDLANPSAPTVLCSIPAPGLERMCLDGLRAAYVAAGELVLLSLEDPGLPQERLRLPVGEVSDLAIGGGIVACSEYLEAIRLIDARDLEHVHEGASLPFLSWNMRTAFCGDRLVSAWGAYSGGYEHTHLTVHTLADPFAPQVETERVIEYYTFRGLWAGPDRLLIGAHFTPIWGYGTELFLFDLIEESPLVQTAHWEIDAGNPIPDYALLDGGWLVRHFEASGIELFLDDSILSVAASPTRPASLTLSAAPNPFNPVTRLSFTLERPGAVRLAVFDLLGREVAVLVDGDCAAGARSVTLDAGALASGVYFARLEAAGHSTVVKLALLR; from the coding sequence ATGATTCCGCGACAGCTGTTGGTCCTGGGATGTGTCACGCAGCTGGTCCTCCCCGCCGCCGCCGAACTGGTTCCGCTGGGCGACTGGCCCGTGGATGCCACCCGCACGGCCTTGCAGGTGGAGGGCGAACTCTTCCGCAACTGCGGACGCGTGCTGGAGCGCTGGGACGTGGCCGTGAACCCGCCGGTCCTGCTGGACAGCCTGGTGCTGGAGTCGCCCCCTGTGGATCTGCTGGACTGGGACGGCCTGCTGCTGGTGTTGAGGGCGGATGGCCTGCTGGAGATGCGCCGCCCGCAGAACGGCTGGGATCCGCCTGTTTGGACCTGGCAAGGCTCTGACTGCGCCACGCAGCTGCTACGGCATGGACGCTGGCTCCTGCCGGTCTCGCCATGGATGCCGTTGCTGGACCTCGAGGATCCGCAGCAGCCCGTTGTGGCCCAGTATCCCCTGGGTGGGTGGGGAGACAACTTCGGGGGCTACTGTGCCGCCTTTGTGGGCGACACCCTGGTGGGTGACTACAGCGACTGCTGTGGCGCTTGCTGGGATGTGTGGGTGGACCAGCGCTGGCTGGCGCTGGGCGAGGGGATTCCGCAGGAACCCGCGCAGTCGTTGGGATGGATCGATGGGTTTGCCTGGGACTTGCACAATCCGCTGGTCGCCGTGGATCACCACCTGCTCATTAGCACGTGGTTTGGTCTGCAGGTGCTGGATCCCGCCACTTGGACCCTGGACCAGACCCTTTCCATGCCGGACCCGCCGGAGGAGATCACCCTGGCCAGTCAGGCGGACGGCCCACTGGTGCTGGCCTCCGGGCCGTCGGGCACCTTATCCCTGCATGTCTCCGCCCAGACCACTCCCCACATGCAGGTGCTGGACACGCTCCAAGTGGCGGGCTGTCGTCAATTGAGGATCGGGAATGGACAGGCCTTGTTCGTCGCCAACGACACCGTCCACTGGATCGATCTCGCCAACCCCAGTGAGCTGGTCGTGACTTCCTCTCTTCCAGCATCGGGTGCCATCCGCGGTGTCGGCCGCAGCGGCGACCACTTGCTGGTGCGGCAGCGCGAGCTGCGCGTGTTCAGGCAGGCGGACGCCCGCCTGGAGCCTGTGGCCGCGCTCCCGCTACCGGATGGCGTTGGTGTAACGGTCAGCGGCAGCCTTGCCTTGGCGGGCGCGGACTCCAGTCTGCTGGTGATCGACCTGGCCAACCCCAGTGCCCCGACTGTCCTCTGCTCGATTCCGGCCCCCGGTCTTGAACGGATGTGCCTGGACGGCCTGCGCGCCGCCTATGTGGCCGCAGGTGAGTTGGTGCTCCTCTCGCTGGAGGATCCTGGCCTTCCACAGGAACGCCTGCGCCTGCCGGTAGGTGAAGTCTCGGACCTGGCCATCGGTGGCGGCATCGTCGCCTGCTCCGAGTACCTCGAGGCGATCCGCTTGATCGATGCCCGCGACCTGGAGCATGTTCATGAGGGGGCGTCCCTGCCATTCCTCTCCTGGAACATGCGGACCGCGTTCTGTGGGGACCGGCTGGTGTCGGCGTGGGGAGCGTACAGCGGTGGTTATGAGCACACTCATCTGACGGTGCACACTCTCGCGGATCCATTCGCGCCACAGGTGGAGACTGAGCGCGTCATAGAGTATTACACCTTTCGCGGCCTCTGGGCAGGACCAGATCGCTTGCTGATCGGTGCGCACTTCACGCCGATCTGGGGGTATGGCACAGAGCTCTTCCTCTTTGACCTGATCGAGGAAAGCCCCCTGGTGCAAACCGCTCACTGGGAGATTGACGCCGGCAACCCCATCCCCGACTACGCGCTGCTGGATGGTGGCTGGCTGGTCCGTCACTTCGAAGCTTCGGGCATCGAGTTGTTTTTGGACGACAGCATCCTGTCCGTGGCGGCGTCGCCCACCCGACCTGCCAGCCTGACCCTTTCCGCCGCGCCCAATCCCTTCAACCCCGTCACG
- a CDS encoding T9SS type A sorting domain-containing protein has translation MFRFPAILFGVLTALPVAAELVPLGDWPVDATRAALQVDDELIRNYGRVLERWDLTSDPPLPVDGQVLDSPPVDLLEWDGLLLVLREDGVLEARDLAEDWRSPIWDLDAGNCATQLLRHGNLLLPMGQGEVRLVDMTEPRSPVLLPHVLGEGLPPASIWGGNFAASVDGHLVGELNPSCEQAGELSPGGFHMQLDSLGQSTDIYPIDDIGWDWLSGGAAGVAGGVLIGGGGGTLDWVGPPSWQRVASLPFRVRASTLAAAGQLGWVSQVDSLFQVRVDPQADPMLEVTQRLGVPGGQDAQVLPGQLLVTGRSRSTWLDTTGDLVPVRSLAAPGPILALAWAGERLMVRQDKLYMLRSTEEGLEQVGSLELGAGSFLDAGSELILAQVPQGTAVIRWPVGEEGQVVATLPTSSHLGLTLCEPWALTYDNDTLALWDLSTPTEPRFVDHLVIPGLTFLDARGNGNVAAANLASGGIQLFRLSADQLELGALLPDDSWSFDFVGHRLVVAVFRNAILQLKTYDATDPTQPVLLLNQTLPEDVWIAVVRGGTERLALFMLESWDMETPGTTFLHTYRFDPQQGWLRTGQQLGWGAGLLALSDDEVAGRLAVSLPGAGARVWLDDSVLPVEPAPVRPRALTLAAAPNPFNPVTRLSFTLERPGAVRLAVFDLLGREVALPAAGDFAAGHHEITFDGSALASGIYFARLEAEGRTALTKLALVK, from the coding sequence ATGTTCCGATTTCCTGCCATTCTGTTCGGAGTGCTGACTGCGCTCCCCGTCGCCGCCGAGCTGGTTCCCCTGGGCGACTGGCCCGTGGACGCCACCCGCGCCGCCCTGCAGGTGGATGACGAACTCATCCGCAACTATGGTCGCGTGCTGGAGCGCTGGGATCTGACCAGTGATCCGCCCTTGCCGGTGGACGGTCAGGTCCTGGACAGTCCGCCCGTGGATCTGCTGGAGTGGGACGGCCTGCTGCTCGTGCTGCGGGAAGACGGCGTGCTGGAGGCGCGCGATCTTGCCGAGGACTGGCGTTCGCCCATCTGGGACCTGGACGCCGGCAACTGCGCCACCCAATTGCTCCGGCACGGCAACCTGCTCCTGCCCATGGGTCAGGGCGAGGTGCGGCTGGTGGACATGACGGAGCCCCGCTCCCCCGTGTTGTTGCCGCACGTCCTCGGGGAGGGCCTGCCTCCGGCCTCCATCTGGGGCGGAAACTTCGCCGCCAGTGTGGACGGGCATCTGGTGGGGGAGCTCAACCCCAGCTGTGAACAAGCCGGGGAACTCAGCCCAGGAGGTTTCCACATGCAGTTGGATTCCCTGGGCCAGTCCACGGACATCTATCCAATCGACGACATCGGCTGGGATTGGCTAAGCGGCGGTGCGGCCGGCGTGGCGGGCGGCGTGCTGATCGGGGGCGGAGGCGGCACGCTGGATTGGGTGGGCCCACCCAGTTGGCAGCGCGTGGCGTCCCTGCCCTTCCGCGTTCGGGCCTCCACCCTGGCGGCGGCAGGCCAGCTCGGTTGGGTGAGCCAGGTCGACAGCCTCTTTCAGGTCCGGGTGGATCCCCAGGCGGATCCCATGCTGGAGGTGACCCAGCGCCTGGGCGTGCCGGGCGGCCAGGACGCCCAGGTCCTGCCGGGCCAGCTGCTGGTGACGGGTCGGTCCCGCAGCACGTGGCTGGACACCACAGGAGATCTCGTCCCCGTGCGCAGCCTGGCCGCGCCGGGTCCGATCCTGGCGCTGGCCTGGGCCGGGGAACGCCTCATGGTCCGCCAGGACAAGTTGTACATGCTGCGCTCCACGGAGGAAGGCCTGGAACAGGTGGGCAGCCTGGAACTGGGTGCCGGCTCGTTCCTGGACGCGGGCAGCGAGCTGATCCTGGCCCAGGTTCCACAGGGAACCGCCGTCATCCGCTGGCCGGTAGGCGAGGAAGGGCAAGTGGTGGCCACGCTGCCCACTTCGTCCCATCTGGGACTCACCCTGTGCGAGCCCTGGGCCCTCACCTACGACAACGACACCCTCGCCCTGTGGGACCTGAGCACGCCGACGGAACCGCGCTTCGTGGATCACCTCGTGATTCCGGGTCTGACCTTCCTGGATGCGCGCGGCAACGGCAACGTGGCGGCCGCAAATCTGGCCAGCGGAGGCATCCAGCTGTTCCGGTTGAGCGCGGACCAGTTGGAACTGGGAGCCCTGCTGCCCGACGACAGCTGGTCCTTTGATTTCGTGGGCCACCGGCTCGTTGTCGCCGTGTTCCGGAATGCCATCCTGCAGCTGAAGACCTACGACGCCACCGACCCCACGCAGCCGGTTCTCCTGCTGAATCAAACCCTGCCGGAGGATGTCTGGATCGCGGTGGTGCGCGGGGGAACGGAACGCCTCGCCCTGTTCATGCTGGAGTCCTGGGACATGGAGACCCCCGGCACCACCTTCCTCCACACCTACCGGTTCGATCCGCAGCAGGGCTGGCTGCGCACCGGGCAGCAGCTGGGCTGGGGTGCGGGGTTGCTGGCCCTCTCCGACGACGAGGTGGCCGGGCGCCTGGCCGTGTCCCTGCCCGGCGCCGGCGCCCGGGTGTGGCTGGACGACAGCGTCCTGCCCGTGGAGCCCGCGCCCGTGCGGCCCCGTGCCCTGACCCTCGCCGCCGCGCCCAATCCCTTCAATCCGGTCACACGCCTCTCCTTCACTCTGGAGCGGCCGGGTGCCGTGCGGTTGGCGGTGTTCGATCTGCTGGGGCGCGAGGTGGCGCTGCCCGCCGCCGGGGACTTCGCCGCCGGCCACCATGAGATCACTTTCGACGGGTCCGCCCTGGCCAGCGGCATTTACTTCGCGCGCCTGGAGGCCGAGGGCCGCACGGCGCTGACGAAACTGGCCCTGGTGAAGTAG